The Camelina sativa cultivar DH55 chromosome 14, Cs, whole genome shotgun sequence genome includes a window with the following:
- the LOC104742515 gene encoding uncharacterized protein LOC104742515, translated as MVLLFVIGYVVIIFEKSLSINKSRIALLMAVSLWAVQSIGASLESIVLEFQHATSEVSQIVFYLLGAMTIVEIIDAHQGFKLVTDYLTSRKPNILLWMIGFATFFLSSVLDNLTTTIVMVSLLKRLVPLSEYRKLLGAVVVIAANAGGAWTPIGDVTTTMLWIHGHISTFSTIKVFFTFFFLIQMIKLIKGLEYANDIDYTFIYVPLAFMSLTSEVNGVGLNNPPTPLLDYDQTAPRGKLVFGVGFGALVFVPIFKSLTGLPPYLGILLGLGVIWILTDVIHYGDLERQHLKLPHALSRIDSQGAFFFLGILLSMSTLDAAGILKVIANYLNAHIPNVELIAVIIGVVSSILDNVPLVSATMGMYNLSTFPQDSEFWQLISLCAGTGGSMLITGSAAGVAFMGMEKVDFFWYFRKVTGYTFLGFTAGIWTYLTVNSFSL; from the exons ATGGTATTGTTGTTTGTAATAGGTTATGTTGTGATCATCTTCGAGAAGTCTTTATCTATCAATAAAAGCAGAATAGCACTTTTGATGGCCGTGAGTTTGTGGGCTGTGCAAAGCATCGGG GCTTCTCTAGAAAGTATTGTTTTAGAGTTTCAACACGCAACAAGTGAAGTTAGTCAAATAGTGTTTTATTTGCTCGGCGCAATGACTATTGTAGAGATAATTGATGCTCATCAAGGATTCAAGCTAGTTACAGATTATCTAACATCTAGGAAACCAAATATACTTTTATGGATG ATTGGTTTTGCTACATTTTTCCTTAGCTCCGTTCTTGACAACCTAACAACTACTATTGTTATGGTTTCTCTACTGAAAAGACTGGTTCCTTTATCAGAATACCGCAA ACTTTTAGGAGCAGTTGTGGTCATAGCAGCAAATGCAGGAGGAGCTTGGACTCCTATTGGTGATGTTACTACAACTATGCTATGGATACATGGCCATATATCAACATTTTCGACTATAAAGgtctttttcacatttttttttttgattcagatgattaaattaattaaaggcCTTGAATATGCAAATGATATAGATTATACTTTTATCTATGTTCCACTGGCTTTCATGTCATTGACAAG TGAGGTAAACGGAGTGGGACTAAATAATCCTCCTACCCCATTATTAGATTATGATCAGACTGCTCCAAGAGGAAAGCTTGTATTTGGAGTTGGTTTTGGAGCTTTAGTTTTTGTCCCAATATTTAAGTCATTAACCGGATTACCTCCTTACCTGGGTATTTTGTTGGGTCTTGGAGTTATATGGATTTTGACTGATGTGATCCATTATGGGGACTTAGAGAGACAACACCTAAAACTTCCACACGCTTTGTCTCGGATAGATTCACAAGgagctttctttttccttggaaTTCTGTTATCTATGAGCAC TCTTGATGCAGCTGGGATTCTCAAAGTGATTGCAAACTATCTTAATGCTCATATACCCAATGTTGAGTTGATTGCCGTTATTATTGGTGTGGTATCATCCATCCTAGATAACGTCCCATTGGTTTCAGCAACCATGGGGATGTATAATCTCTCAACGTTCCCTCAAGATTCTGAGTTCTGGCAACTCATTTCACTTTGCGCTGGAACCGGCGGTTCCATGCTTATTACTGGATCTGCTGCTGGAGTAGCCTTCATGGGTATGGAGAAAGTTGATTTCTTTTGGTACTTCCGTAAG GTGACTGGTTATACTTTTCTTGGTTTTACTGCTGGTATCTGGACTTACCTCACGGTTAATAGTTTCTCTCTTTAA
- the LOC104742516 gene encoding uncharacterized protein LOC104742516 yields MFKLLFGSLVNVDVGIFFRDLCSRSLNRSEIYRLKNNIAQTLCNLEKIFPPSFFDVMEHLTVHLPEEAELRGPVQFLWMYPFERFMFHLKKKANNKASVEGSIVEQFINEEITNFSFHHYDSIGDIVLNSTQKRHASGFAQLYNYSYDVPALFRHVGGGSGKTYYEWLNDDDHHIAHTYILLNCEELQQFERLFDNEARERNDGLTDEALATLKERDYSDWLYNLIPSDYTNSLYPLWLHELVRGPIRKSTCWNAYFSRGYNFHTVNHAVNKSTTNYGICVRGSSEYEQTYYGKLQQVIQIAYHGAVGLKVTLFRCDWFDTTLGSGTRMCKAGVVEVRASGVYHKYDPFFLTTQADQVCFFPYPRVKRRLNEWLVVVKVYPRGIHDIVIEQRAPLQEVDNDLYPNSVNVLNVRSLVLPGVDLEDIPEDPVDEDSEDQDSDVEMTDESEYFSS; encoded by the exons atgtttAAGTTATTATTTGGTTCACTTGTCAATGTAGATGTGGGTATTTTTTTCCGCGATCTCTGTTCAAGATCGTTGAACAGAAGTGAGATATATcgtttgaaaaataatatagcCCAGACGCTTTGCAACCTGGAGAAGATATTTCCACCATCATTTTTTGATGTTATGGAACATTTGACTGTACACTTACCTGAAGAAGCTGAGCTTCGTGGACCGGTGCAGTTTCTATGGATGTATCCATTCGAACGATTCATGTTTCACCTCAAGAAAAAAGCGAATAATAAAGCAAGTGTTGAAGGTTCAATTGTGGAGCAGTTTATCAATGAAGAAATCACAAATTTCAGCTTTCACCACTACGACTCTATCGGAGATATTGTGTTAAATAGTACTCAGAAACGACATGCTAGTGGGTTTGCTCAGCTATATAACTACTCATACGATGTACCAGCATTATTTAGACATGTTGGTGGGGGAAGTGGTAAAACATATTATGAGTGGTTGAATGATGACGATCACCACATCGCCCATACATATATTCTCCTCAATTGTGAAGAACTACAACAATTTGAAAG ATTATTTGACAATGAGGCTAGAGAGAGAAATGATGGGCTCACCGATGAGGCGTTAGCAACATTGAAAGAAAGAGACTATTCTGACTGGTTATACAATTTG ATTCCAAGCGATTACACAAATTCGTTGTATCCGTTGTGGTTACATGAGCTTGTGCGAGGGCCAATACGGAAGTCCACATGTTGGAATGCATACTTTTCGCGAGGATATAACTTTCATACGGTTAACCATGCAGTTAATAAAAGTACAACCAATTACGGGATTTGTGTGCGGGGTAGTTCTGAATACGAACAGACGTACTATGGAAAATTGCAACAAGTGATTCAGATCGCTTATCACGGAGCTGTTGGGTTGAAGGTAACTTTATTTCGATGTGATTGGTTTGATACGACTTTGGGATCAGGGACGAGAATGTGTAAAGCTGGTGTTGTTGAGGTTCGTGCGTCTGGAGTATATCACAAGTATGATCCATTCTTTTTGACAACACAAGCAGATCAAGTCTGTTTTTTCCCATACCCACGTGTCAAGCGCCGATTAAACgagtggttggttgttgtgaaAGTATATCCGAGAGGAATACATGACATAGTCATCGAGCAAAGAGCACCATTACAGGAAGTCGACAATGATCTTTATCCGAATTCAGTAAATGTACTTAATGTAAGATCACTAGTTTTACCTGGTGTGGATCTAGAAGATATTCCAGAAGATCCAGTCGATGAAGATTCGGAAGATCAGGATTCTGATGTGGAGATGACAGATGAATCAGAATATTTTAGTTCATGA